The Urbifossiella limnaea genome has a window encoding:
- a CDS encoding class I SAM-dependent methyltransferase, with protein MRETLMFYGEIVRRWRVTGAIGPSGPVLARAMADAVGPVAAGQVILELGPGTGVFTRELVRRFPAARVVAVELNDRFAGHLRTAVPGATVVNGCASRLDAHLAGLGCTAHDVAAVVSGLPLLVLPGDLPRRVFGSVAGALRPGRRFVQFTYSQKAWRRFDATGFRPDPPRRVWRNFPPAVVLPFTRTD; from the coding sequence ATGCGCGAAACGCTGATGTTCTACGGCGAGATCGTTCGCCGCTGGCGGGTCACCGGCGCCATCGGCCCGAGCGGCCCCGTCCTCGCCCGCGCCATGGCCGACGCCGTCGGCCCCGTCGCCGCCGGGCAGGTGATTCTCGAACTCGGGCCGGGCACCGGCGTGTTCACGCGGGAACTCGTGCGCCGCTTCCCCGCGGCGCGCGTCGTCGCCGTCGAGCTGAACGACCGGTTCGCCGGCCACCTCCGCACCGCGGTGCCGGGCGCCACCGTCGTGAACGGCTGCGCCTCCCGGCTGGACGCGCACCTGGCGGGCCTCGGCTGCACCGCCCACGACGTGGCCGCGGTGGTGAGCGGGCTGCCGCTGCTGGTGCTCCCGGGCGACCTGCCGCGGCGGGTGTTCGGGTCGGTCGCGGGGGCGCTGCGGCCGGGCCGCCGGTTCGTACAATTCACCTACTCCCAGAAGGCGTGGCGGCGGTTCGACGCGACCGGCTTCCGGCCCGACCCGCCGCGCCGGGTGTGGCGGAACTTCCCGCCCGCGGTCGTGCTGCCGTTCACGCGCACCGACTGA
- a CDS encoding response regulator encodes MTDAVLIVDDEEPVRRTFEEWLKGSGLGVRVLAAADAEAALTIANQTPIDLAVLDWNLGSGSDGLRLLEDLVVFQPEIVAVMVTGFAHQATPLDALRMGVRDYLDKSTDLTREAFVAAVGRQLDRIRPAKRQREVNRTLAAFREAVEKVLPIVRSAAALNDPVPLPMAVKSLLKFAGRAVGAADGALVIRHHSPDGTDVTVAYGPDGQFLSTGDVPFNRSLAASVVSRTEPAVLNDFSGGSAGVLDLFPFEHGRAAVLAAPLAVGGSTLVALELFDKPGGFTDDDRRLVAAAAEVGADLLRQAVAERQTHRLLFDAVEAALRASSGVEAAMSSAGLPGPPPDAVMARLREGLDADANAVVDADTALGLVEAVRALAVRHGPAAVAHCTRQVEELRKLLDGITGYSGG; translated from the coding sequence ATGACCGACGCCGTCCTGATCGTCGACGACGAGGAGCCCGTCCGCCGCACCTTCGAGGAGTGGCTCAAGGGGAGCGGCCTCGGCGTCCGCGTCCTCGCCGCCGCCGACGCCGAGGCCGCGCTGACCATCGCCAACCAGACGCCCATCGACCTCGCCGTCCTCGACTGGAACCTCGGCTCCGGGTCCGACGGCCTCCGCCTCCTCGAAGACCTCGTCGTCTTCCAGCCGGAAATCGTCGCCGTCATGGTCACCGGCTTCGCCCACCAGGCGACGCCGCTCGACGCGCTGCGGATGGGCGTCCGCGACTACCTCGACAAGAGCACCGACCTGACCCGCGAGGCGTTCGTGGCGGCCGTGGGCCGGCAGCTCGACCGCATCCGCCCGGCGAAGCGGCAGCGCGAGGTGAACCGCACCCTCGCAGCGTTCCGCGAGGCCGTCGAGAAGGTGCTGCCGATCGTTCGCTCGGCGGCGGCGCTGAACGACCCGGTGCCGCTGCCGATGGCGGTGAAGTCGCTGCTCAAGTTCGCCGGCCGGGCGGTCGGCGCCGCCGACGGCGCGCTCGTCATCCGCCACCACTCCCCGGACGGCACCGACGTGACGGTCGCCTACGGGCCGGACGGGCAGTTCCTCTCGACCGGCGACGTGCCGTTCAACCGGTCGCTCGCGGCGTCGGTCGTGAGCCGGACGGAGCCCGCGGTGCTGAACGACTTCTCCGGCGGCTCGGCCGGCGTGCTCGACCTGTTCCCGTTCGAGCACGGCCGCGCCGCCGTGCTGGCGGCGCCGCTGGCCGTCGGCGGCAGCACGCTCGTGGCGCTGGAACTGTTCGACAAGCCGGGCGGCTTCACCGACGACGACCGCCGCCTCGTCGCCGCGGCTGCCGAAGTCGGCGCGGACCTGCTGCGGCAGGCGGTGGCGGAGCGGCAGACGCACCGGCTCCTGTTCGACGCGGTGGAGGCGGCGCTGCGAGCGAGTTCGGGCGTGGAAGCGGCGATGTCGTCGGCGGGGCTGCCGGGGCCGCCGCCGGACGCGGTGATGGCGAGGCTGCGCGAGGGGCTGGACGCCGACGCGAACGCGGTGGTGGACGCCGACACGGCGCTGGGGCTGGTCGAGGCGGTGCGGGCGCTGGCGGTGCGGCACGGCCCCGCGGCGGTGGCCCACTGCACCCGCCAGGTCGAGGAGCTGCGCAAGCTGCTGGACGGCATCACGGGGTATAGCGGGGGGTAG